From a single Capsicum annuum cultivar UCD-10X-F1 chromosome 12, UCD10Xv1.1, whole genome shotgun sequence genomic region:
- the LOC107851387 gene encoding uncharacterized protein LOC107851387 yields MGNCLGLSRKSTSEITPADAVKQHPTIKLYGQPNSISTYYILCALLYKPVKVNFIPSDQSPVLEYKSDSVNGTVDTVLRYLDVKFPEPKLLTGRVGGWHDETTPFIVWLVVLQHRSMTWHLERMGRWSDDLAARGGKARGDPVMGTPRMEMRKFARGYSQLLEVMLEHAQMEERVVFQILEKADRGLSKTANEDHARDLPMMNGIKEDIKSIGVLDSGHPAYQEALCNLSTRLKTLKERSKKHFEEEEKNLLPLMEAAEMSKAQQDKVLDQCLDVMHGTHSHLFRFFMEGLLPPDAMHYLDMLSRCSDQNRVSSMLRLIVDKVV; encoded by the exons ATGGGAAATTGCTTAGGTTTATCAAGAAAATCGACGTCGGAGATTACACCGGCCGACGCGGTAAAGCAACATCCGACCATCAAACTTTACGGACAACCAAACAGTATATCAACTTACTACATTCTTTGTGCTCTTTTATACAAGCCAGTAAAAGTCAATTTTATCCCGTCCGATCAATCACCGGTGTTGGAATACAAGTCAGACTCCGTTAACGGCACCGTTGATACGGTTCTCCGTTACTTGGACGTCAAGTTTCCGGAGCCAAAGTTGTTAACGGGGAGGGTGGGTGGTTGGCATGATGAAACGACGCCGTTTATTGTGTGGTTAGTGGTGTTACAGCATAGGAGTATGACGTGGCATTTGGAGAGAATGGGGAGGTGGAGTGACGATTTGGCGGCGCGTGGTGGAAAAGCTCGTGGGGATCCGGTGATGGGGACACCAAGGATggagatgaggaagtttgctagAGGGTACTCACAGTTGTTGGAGGTAATGCTTGAACATGCTCAAATGGAAGAGAGAGTTGTTTTTCAAATCTTGGAAAAAGCTGATAGAG GGTTATCTAAAACTGCAAATGAGGATCATGCAAGGGACCTTCCTATGATGAATGGTATTAAAGAAGATATCAAATCTATAGGAGTTCTTGATTCAGGGCATCCTGCTTACCAAGAGGCTCTCTGCAACCTCTCTACTCGACTCAAAACCTTAAAG GAGCGCAGCAAGAAACACTTTGAAGAAGAGGAGAAGAATCTACTGCCGCTGATGGAGGCAGCTGAAATGAGTAAAGCGCAACAAGATAAAGTCTTAGACCAGTGTTTGGATGTCATGCACGGGACACACTCGCATCTGTTTCGGTTCTTTATGGAAGGCCTCCTCCCTCCGGACGCAATGCATTACTTGGACATGCTTTCTAGGTGCAGTGACCAAAACCGAGTGTCTTCAATGCTCCGGTTAATCGTTGATAAGGTTGTATGA